The Dehalococcoidales bacterium genomic interval TCATTACCGGCCGGGCGGGCACGGGTAAATCAACGCTGCTCAACTATTTTCGCCATACCACACAGAAAAAGGTGGCAGTACTGGCGCCCACCGGCGTCGCCGCCCTGAATGTTAAAGGGCAGACCATTCATTCATTCTTCAGGTTCAAGCCAGGTATCACTCCTGACCGGGTCAAAAAGCCCCGCTCTGCTAATAAGGAGAGCATCTATCGCAAGCTGGACATCATCGTCATTGATGAGATCTCTATGGTAAGAGCTGACCTACTGGATTGCGTGGACCGGTTCCTGCGATTGAACGGCCCTGAAGCTGACAAGCCCTTTGGCGGCATCCAGATGGCCTTTATCGGCGACCTCTACCAACTGCCGCCGGTGGTTACCGGCGGAGAAAAGGAGGTTTTCCAGTCTCTTTACGAGACGCCCTACTTTTACGGCGCCCGGGTGTTCGAATCGTTCGAGATGGAATTCGTGGAACTGGAGAAGATTTACCGCCAGCACGATGAGGAGTTCATTACCCTGCTCAACGGTATCCGCAACAACTCCGTTACCAGTGAAGATTTGGAAATTCTTAACGAGAGGTATCAGCCGGACTTTGAGCCACTGCCGGAAGATTTCTACGTCTACCTGACTACCACCAATAAGCTTGCCGAAGAGATTAACGACAAGCGTCTGGCCGGGCTGAAAGGCAGACTTTACACCTTCACCGGAAGCATCGAGGGAGAGTTCGGCCAAGAGTATCTGGCCACCAGAATTGACCTTGAGGTGAAGGTGGGGGCGCAGATCATGATGCTCAACAACGATACCGAGGGACGTTGGGTTAACGGCAGTATCGGGAAAATAACGTATATCACTCAGAACGGTAAAGATGGAGACATCATTGTAGCCGAGCTGGCTGACGGGGAGGAGGTGGAGATTACGCCCTTCACCTGGGAAATCTACCGGTTCTTCGTCGAGGCAGGTGGTCTGCAATCGGAAGTCATCGGCACATTCACGCAGTACCCATTAATGTTGGCTTGGGCGGTCACTATTCACAAGGGTCAGGGGAAGACGTTCGACCGGGTGATTATTGATATTGGGAAAGGTATCTTTGCTCATGGCCAGATGTACGTGGCGCTTAGCCGATGCACGACGCTGGGCGGCATTGTCCTCAAGAGGCCGGCGCTTAAGAAACACATCTGGACGAACTACCAGGTGATGAATTTTCTGACCAAATACCAGTACAAGAAAGCCGATGAGTCCTGCCCGGTGGATGGTAAGACGGAAATCATTAAGAGAGCCATTCAGAATAAGTTGTCACTGGAGATTGTGTACCTCAAGCCTAGCGATGAGAAGACAACGAGGATCGTCAGACCGGAGGCCGTGGGGGAAATGGAGTACCGCGGCAAGAAATATCTTGGGATGCAGGCGTTCTGTCTGAAGCGAAATGAAGAGAGGGTTTTCCGTATTGACCGGATACTGGAGATAAGAGAGGTTTCGTAGGGGCTAACCGTCGAGAGGTGTCGTTCCTTGGCAAAGATTATATTAGTTTACATGATATTTTTAACAAGGGCATTACG includes:
- a CDS encoding AAA family ATPase → MTNTNHKQSQIEINEQFRYALDIMEGSNRSIFITGRAGTGKSTLLNYFRHTTQKKVAVLAPTGVAALNVKGQTIHSFFRFKPGITPDRVKKPRSANKESIYRKLDIIVIDEISMVRADLLDCVDRFLRLNGPEADKPFGGIQMAFIGDLYQLPPVVTGGEKEVFQSLYETPYFYGARVFESFEMEFVELEKIYRQHDEEFITLLNGIRNNSVTSEDLEILNERYQPDFEPLPEDFYVYLTTTNKLAEEINDKRLAGLKGRLYTFTGSIEGEFGQEYLATRIDLEVKVGAQIMMLNNDTEGRWVNGSIGKITYITQNGKDGDIIVAELADGEEVEITPFTWEIYRFFVEAGGLQSEVIGTFTQYPLMLAWAVTIHKGQGKTFDRVIIDIGKGIFAHGQMYVALSRCTTLGGIVLKRPALKKHIWTNYQVMNFLTKYQYKKADESCPVDGKTEIIKRAIQNKLSLEIVYLKPSDEKTTRIVRPEAVGEMEYRGKKYLGMQAFCLKRNEERVFRIDRILEIREVS